From one Montipora capricornis isolate CH-2021 chromosome 10, ASM3666992v2, whole genome shotgun sequence genomic stretch:
- the LOC138019506 gene encoding collagen triple helix repeat-containing protein 1-like: MFWLPLAILMSLCFVANGSDSNTSDTETQSAYCTNCPSCGMPGIPGIPGIPGQAGSTGLPGARGPPGGKGDEGAQGKQGPRGGKGDKGDAGRQGLPGPQGPQGLQGPAGSLSRSWKQCTFKSINDEKDTGLLRECIFKKTSDQTALQVYWDGNLRIADCDNCCSRWYFTFNGIECSSPAAIDGTVYMAFGKGSRQKNLHRPRHIEGVCEKLHKGTVRVGFWVGRCLGYAAVANAYTGWNSVSRIYIEEIPPPQA, encoded by the exons ATGTTTTGGTTACCATTGGCAATTCTGATGTCTTTGTGTTTTGTGGCGAATGGAAGTGACTCGAACACCAGTGACACG GAGACTCAATCAGCCTACTGTACCAACTGCCCTAGTTGCGGCATGCCAGGAATTCCCGGTATTCCTGGAATCCCTGGACAAGCGGGATCCACAGGATTACCCGGAGCTAGGGGCCCCCCAGGAGGCAAAGGTGATGAAGGTGCTCAAGGAAAACAAGGTCCACGGGGAGGGAAGGGCGACAAAGGTGATGCTGGAAGACAAGGTCTCCCTGGTCCTCAAGGACCACAAGGCCTCCAGGGTCCTGCAGGTTCATTGAGCCGTAGTTGGAAACAGTGCACCTTTAAGAGCATAAATGATGAAAAGGACACTGGATTGCTCAGG GAATGCATTTTCAAGAAAACGTCTGATCAAACTGCGTTGCAAGTGTACTGGGATGGGAATCTCCGCATAGCTGACTGTGATAATTGCTGCAGTCGATGGTATtttaccttcaacggaatagaGTGCTCATCCCCAGCAGCTATTGATGGCACGGTCTACATGGCATTTGGAAAGGGAAGCAGACAGAAAAACTTACACCGCCCTCGCCACATTGAAGGAGTGTGCGAAAAACTTCACAAGGGCACGGTGCGCGTGGGATTCTGGGTCGGTCGGTGTTTGGGTTACGCGGCTGTTGCGAATGCCTACACTGGATGGAATTCAGTGTCCCGCATCTACATAGAAGAAATACCTCCCCCACAGGCATGA